The Marinitoga sp. 38H-ov genomic sequence TAAAACTATAATTGCAAAAAAAATACCTTTTTTCATTTTTTAGCCCCCTTTTAATATTTTAGGTTAAGCGCTTACAATTTATTATATAATTTTTATTCAAGTTTATAAAATTTGATAATTGTTTATTAAAACCATTTATTGGGATATAGGAATAAATATATTTAATTTTTTTCTTTTTTATTTGATTTAAAATAAAAAAATATGTAAAACAAAAGAATTTTTAAATATTTCTACATATTTGAAAATAATATGAAATAATAGTAATTTATAAGTATTTAATATTATGCAATAATATGTTATTATTATATTGGGTTAAGCGCTTACAAGGAGGTAAAATTATGGCTACAATTGAAGATGTTGCAAAACTAGCTGGAACATCAATAGCTACAGTATCGAGAGTAATAAATAATAAAGGCAAGGTTTCTGAAAAAACAAAAATAAAAGTTTTAAAAGCAATAGAAGAATTAAATTATAAGCCTTCAAGTCAAGCAAAACATCTTGCGAAAGTAAAATACGGATTCAAAATAGGAGTATTATTTAGCGATAGAATAAAAAATATATTAGAAAAAAATAAAAATGAATTTGGAGAAATGGATTTTTATTCTACTGTTTTAGAAGGGATATATGATGGTGCTAAAGAAAATAAATCCAAAATAAGGTTATTTACTTTTAATGAATATTTGAAAAGCGAAAAAGATTGTGATGGTATTTTAATTATTGGATCTGATAAAATTCCTGATGAAATTTTAAATAGTAATATAAATATTGTTTTAGTAGATAATTATATAGTAGGAAGAAAAATAAACGCTGTAATATCAAATGGTTTTGATGGTGCTTATTATGTTATTGATAAAATGATTAAAAGAAATTATAAAAAAATAGTGCATGTACATGGGCCATTAGAATTTTATGGTTTTAGAAGAAGATATGAAGGTTATAAACTAGCGATGAAAAAAAATAATTTGTTACCAATAACATATGAAGTTGCTGAAAATCAAGAATCTATAAACTATATTATAAATTTAATATTATCTAAAAAGCCTGAAATTATTTTTGCATCAAATGATCCTATAGCTATAATGATTTTAAATGCGTTGAAATCAAAAAATGTGAAAGTTCCGAATGAAATACAAATAATAGGATTTGATGATATTGTTTTTTCTTCAACGATTGAACCATCTTTGTCAACAGTAAAAGTATTTAAATATGAAATGGGAAATGTTGCTTTTGAAAGAGTAATTGATTTAATAAATGGGAAAAATATGCATCCGTACGTAACATCTTTGTTTACAGAATTTATTGAAAGAAATTCAACAAAGAAATTCAACAAGGAAGATTAACAAGGGAGGTAAAAAAATGAAAAAGATTATCACTTTTATTTTTTTAACAATGTTTATTTTTTCTTTTGCAAAGACAACCCTAGTATTTTGGACAGCGCCAAATCCGAATCAAGAAGCTTTTTGGAAAAAATTAGTTGCAGAATATGAAAAACAGAATCCAAATATAGATATTGAATGGACAACTATACCAGCCGCAGGAAGTTCTGAAGAAGCAATTTTAAGTGCTATAGCGTCAGGGAGAACACCAGATATTTGTACAAATATTTTTTCTGGGTTTGCTGCTCAATTAATTGAATTAGATCAACTAGTTGAATTAAATAAATTACAAGGATTTAATGAATTAATTTCCACAAGAAAAATGAATAATATAATAGATGGTTGGCAATTCATGGGTAAAACATATGTATTACCTATTTATTCAAATCCTATTTTAATATGGTGGAGAAAAGATATTTTAAATGAATATGGTTGGGATACACCCCCAAGAACATATTCGGAAATATATGAACTTTCAAAACAATTTGTAGTTCCAAAAGAAAAATATACAATGAGAGTAGTTGCTGGAAGAAATTGGTGGGATAGATGGTTTGATTATATTACATATTATTATGCTGCAAGTGAAGGGAAACCATATATAGATTTAAAAAAATTTAAAGCAGTATATAATAATGAAGCTGGAATAGAAGTTGCAAAATTTTTTGAAACAATGTTTAAAAATGGCTGGACAGCTGTAGACCTTGGGAATGCTCCGCTATATAATGGAGTAATTTTAGCAAGTTTGAAAGGCCCTTGGGAAATCCCTTATGCAGAAAATCAATTCCCTGAAATACTAAAGAATATTGAAATCACTCCTCCAATAGTTCCAGATAATTATCCAAAAGATAAACCTATATATACTTTTGCAGATTCTAAAGGATTAGTAATTTTTAAATCTTCTAAACATCAAAAAGAAGCTTGGGAATTTGTAAAATGGGTTTTTTCTAATCCGGAAAATGATAAATTGTGGTTAGAAATGACAAAAATGCCTCCAGCTAGGTCAGATTTGCTTGAAAATGAATTATTTAAAGAATTTTTTGATAAAAACCCATTGGCAGCAGAATATGCAAAATATGTAGGATATGCTATTCCTCCTGCATTAATAACAAAGACTGTTGATGTTCAAGATGAAATGACATTTAGTTTAATTGAGCCAATCATGTATGGTAAAAAGGATGCTGAAACTGCTGTAAAAGATTCAATTAAAAAGATAAATAGAATAATTTGGTGATTTTATGGTTAATAA encodes the following:
- a CDS encoding LacI family DNA-binding transcriptional regulator, encoding MATIEDVAKLAGTSIATVSRVINNKGKVSEKTKIKVLKAIEELNYKPSSQAKHLAKVKYGFKIGVLFSDRIKNILEKNKNEFGEMDFYSTVLEGIYDGAKENKSKIRLFTFNEYLKSEKDCDGILIIGSDKIPDEILNSNINIVLVDNYIVGRKINAVISNGFDGAYYVIDKMIKRNYKKIVHVHGPLEFYGFRRRYEGYKLAMKKNNLLPITYEVAENQESINYIINLILSKKPEIIFASNDPIAIMILNALKSKNVKVPNEIQIIGFDDIVFSSTIEPSLSTVKVFKYEMGNVAFERVIDLINGKNMHPYVTSLFTEFIERNSTKKFNKED
- a CDS encoding extracellular solute-binding protein, yielding MKKIITFIFLTMFIFSFAKTTLVFWTAPNPNQEAFWKKLVAEYEKQNPNIDIEWTTIPAAGSSEEAILSAIASGRTPDICTNIFSGFAAQLIELDQLVELNKLQGFNELISTRKMNNIIDGWQFMGKTYVLPIYSNPILIWWRKDILNEYGWDTPPRTYSEIYELSKQFVVPKEKYTMRVVAGRNWWDRWFDYITYYYAASEGKPYIDLKKFKAVYNNEAGIEVAKFFETMFKNGWTAVDLGNAPLYNGVILASLKGPWEIPYAENQFPEILKNIEITPPIVPDNYPKDKPIYTFADSKGLVIFKSSKHQKEAWEFVKWVFSNPENDKLWLEMTKMPPARSDLLENELFKEFFDKNPLAAEYAKYVGYAIPPALITKTVDVQDEMTFSLIEPIMYGKKDAETAVKDSIKKINRIIW